Proteins found in one archaeon genomic segment:
- a CDS encoding ribose-phosphate pyrophosphokinase: protein MVEKLVLGGPASQDLAKAVAEKLGLGVLNATFKAFPDGESKFTLDEKVSGKSIFLIQSTHPPVDQHLFQLLTASHKLSEDGARVTAVVPYLGYARQDKEFLPGEGVTLGIIAHLMRSAGVRRLATVDIHSAEGLSLFSFPTYSVSAIPSLVEYARSHVRANDPVVIAPDFGGSKRTEAFAQLYGAKFLQLSKTRDRSSGEVKVDDSKIDVKGKDVLIVDDIISTGGTVKAAAEQALRQGAKKVSAICVHGLFVEGAEKKLKSAGIDQIISTNTVPGEFSKVDVSEAIAAHLGTLDE, encoded by the coding sequence GTGGTCGAGAAGCTCGTCCTCGGCGGGCCCGCCTCCCAGGACCTCGCCAAGGCTGTAGCGGAGAAGCTCGGGCTCGGCGTCCTGAACGCGACGTTCAAGGCTTTCCCAGACGGGGAATCGAAATTCACACTGGACGAGAAGGTCTCAGGCAAGAGCATCTTCCTCATTCAGTCGACGCATCCACCCGTCGACCAGCACCTCTTCCAGCTCTTGACGGCCTCTCACAAGCTCAGCGAGGACGGAGCGAGGGTCACCGCCGTGGTCCCATACTTGGGCTATGCCCGCCAGGACAAGGAGTTCCTTCCAGGAGAGGGTGTGACGCTAGGGATAATCGCCCACTTAATGCGCTCCGCAGGAGTGAGAAGGCTGGCCACCGTGGACATCCACTCCGCCGAAGGCCTGTCCCTCTTCTCCTTCCCCACGTATAGCGTGTCTGCGATACCCAGCCTGGTGGAGTATGCGAGGTCGCACGTCCGCGCCAACGACCCGGTTGTGATCGCGCCCGACTTCGGTGGGTCGAAGAGGACGGAGGCATTCGCACAGCTCTACGGCGCCAAATTCCTGCAGCTCTCGAAGACCCGCGACAGGAGCAGCGGCGAGGTCAAGGTTGACGACTCGAAGATCGACGTCAAGGGGAAGGACGTCCTGATTGTGGACGACATCATCAGCACAGGAGGCACCGTGAAGGCAGCCGCCGAGCAGGCACTGAGGCAGGGCGCCAAGAAGGTCTCAGCGATCTGCGTCCACGGGCTCTTCGTCGAAGGAGCCGAGAAGAAGCTCAAGAGCGCGGGGATAGACCAAATCATCAGCACGAACACTGTGCCGGGAGAATTCAGCAAGGTCGACGTCTCAGAAGCCATCGCGGCTCACCTCGGGACGCTTGACGAATAG
- a CDS encoding ribonuclease Z: MVNLTVTFLGTSSAAPTRDRSLPAIAIQREGEVILLDCGEGAQRQFLAQGLGLNKDMTVLVTHLHGDHVTGLLGLLQTMSLAQRTKPLTVVAPAALSKWLKVTSELLNVGLTFKINFITSRPGVLAKTKSFRIRAARADHSVEAYSYMVEEHERPGVFYPKKAKALGIPEGKLWSRLQGGRTASFAGKVFRPTDVTGQRRHGRKIGYSGDTRPSPRLARFFLRSDLLIFDSTFKGADWAKAVERKHSTCVEAAKLARSAKVRKLVLTHFSARYSDVSSLVSEARRVFRRTVAASDGARVEVPYPPS, translated from the coding sequence ATGGTCAATCTAACAGTCACCTTCCTGGGGACCAGCTCTGCCGCACCCACCAGAGACCGCAGCCTCCCTGCGATTGCGATTCAACGAGAAGGAGAGGTCATTCTCCTCGACTGCGGAGAGGGCGCACAGAGGCAGTTCCTCGCGCAGGGCCTCGGCCTGAACAAGGACATGACCGTCCTCGTCACGCACCTCCACGGAGACCACGTGACCGGGCTCCTGGGCCTGCTTCAGACAATGAGCCTTGCGCAGAGGACCAAGCCGCTCACCGTGGTCGCGCCGGCGGCCCTCTCGAAGTGGCTCAAGGTCACCTCGGAGCTCCTCAACGTCGGGCTCACCTTCAAGATCAACTTCATCACCTCCAGGCCAGGGGTCCTGGCGAAGACGAAGTCGTTCAGGATCAGAGCTGCTAGAGCTGACCACTCTGTGGAGGCCTACTCCTACATGGTAGAGGAGCACGAGAGACCAGGAGTCTTCTATCCCAAGAAGGCGAAGGCGCTGGGGATTCCCGAAGGCAAGCTGTGGTCGAGGCTCCAGGGAGGCAGGACCGCCTCGTTCGCCGGGAAGGTCTTCCGGCCAACTGATGTCACAGGACAACGGCGCCACGGGAGGAAGATCGGGTATTCCGGCGACACCCGCCCGAGCCCGCGCCTTGCAAGGTTCTTCCTCCGGTCCGACCTCCTGATTTTCGACTCTACGTTCAAGGGGGCCGACTGGGCGAAGGCAGTCGAGAGAAAGCACAGCACCTGCGTCGAAGCCGCTAAGCTGGCCCGAAGTGCCAAGGTGAGGAAGCTGGTCCTCACACACTTCAGCGCCAGGTACTCTGACGTCTCGAGCCTTGTCTCCGAGGCGAGGAGGGTCTTCCGACGGACCGTAGCTGCCTCTGACGGGGCCCGCGTCGAAGTGCCCTATCCGCCTTCGTAG
- a CDS encoding AAA family ATPase, giving the protein MPGAGKSTAAKALVAGGWTRVVMGDVIREETKRRGLEPDAKNTGEVMKQLRAERGEAAVAELCMKSVEKAGSERVVVDGIRSISEVEEFRKWAKVLLVAVHASPARRFSLLRERGRADDPLTREMFAERDRRELGVGIGSAIAQADEMVSNEHSTASQLSASMLEIVVAWADNVEA; this is encoded by the coding sequence ATGCCCGGCGCAGGAAAGTCCACGGCGGCCAAGGCCCTGGTGGCGGGAGGGTGGACGAGGGTAGTGATGGGCGATGTGATAAGAGAGGAGACGAAGCGCAGGGGCCTGGAGCCTGATGCGAAGAACACAGGAGAGGTCATGAAGCAGCTCCGCGCTGAGCGAGGCGAGGCAGCAGTCGCCGAGCTTTGCATGAAGTCGGTGGAGAAGGCCGGGTCTGAAAGGGTCGTAGTCGACGGGATCAGGTCCATCTCCGAAGTCGAAGAGTTCAGGAAGTGGGCGAAGGTCCTGCTCGTCGCCGTCCACGCGTCGCCCGCAAGGAGGTTCTCTCTCCTCAGGGAGAGAGGGAGGGCCGACGACCCGCTGACCCGCGAGATGTTCGCGGAGAGGGATCGGAGGGAGCTCGGGGTCGGGATTGGAAGCGCGATAGCACAGGCGGACGAGATGGTTTCCAACGAACACTCGACGGCATCGCAACTCTCGGCAAGCATGCTCGAGATCGTCGTGGCCTGGGCAGACAACGTTGAGGCCTGA
- the thpR gene encoding RNA 2',3'-cyclic phosphodiesterase — MRVFVALEISDPKALDAIGEVQRELVETGADLKTVERGNIHFTLKFLGEVSEAQAKKAAARLKKLELKGAALEVKGVGAFPRPADARIVWVGVGEPGRTSVTAFAAAVVGALAGIGETDSRPYTPHATVARIRSSRGVSRLAKVLREHADTPFGAFTAGELKLKSSVLSPVGPSYRDLGVYPLH; from the coding sequence TTGCGAGTCTTCGTCGCCCTCGAAATCTCCGACCCCAAGGCCCTCGATGCGATCGGAGAGGTCCAGAGAGAGCTAGTTGAAACCGGCGCGGACCTCAAGACCGTAGAGAGGGGCAACATCCACTTTACCCTGAAGTTCTTGGGGGAAGTGAGCGAGGCGCAGGCGAAAAAGGCAGCGGCGCGACTGAAGAAACTTGAACTGAAGGGCGCGGCCCTCGAGGTGAAGGGAGTGGGCGCTTTCCCCCGGCCGGCGGACGCGAGGATAGTCTGGGTCGGGGTGGGAGAACCCGGCAGAACCAGCGTGACCGCCTTTGCAGCCGCAGTAGTCGGAGCACTCGCAGGGATTGGAGAGACAGACTCAAGGCCCTACACTCCCCACGCGACGGTCGCCAGGATTCGCTCAAGCCGCGGGGTCAGCCGTCTGGCAAAAGTGCTCCGGGAGCACGCTGACACTCCATTCGGCGCCTTCACCGCAGGAGAGCTCAAGCTAAAGTCGAGCGTCCTCTCGCCGGTAGGCCCTTCTTATCGAGACCTGGGAGTGTATCCCCTGCATTGA
- the cca gene encoding CCA tRNA nucleotidyltransferase, with translation MKTLTRVLKQVRLEVEPTPQEESRVRSLSKSLLSKTRAAAALHPETRGVLLGGSLAKGTWLPQNVDIDIYVKIDPSTTEERFEQVGLEVGRTATRGHARGKKYAQHPYTEAIVDGVRVNVVPCFDVRKGEWKSAADRSPYHVSLIRRLPAKVKAEVKVLKRFMKAAGVYGAEIEIRGFSGYAAEVLVYKHGSFERVLKSFATIKPQDPKKLFVLPDPVDKKRDLGIAVSGEKLGVMVMASREFLRHPEAAQFEPMNRKKRSGLADDVVALTFSHPPLSEDTLWGEIRKTMKHVVRHLEVSGFHVARAMGASDNARKSAILLLPEFRELPHLEQRIGPTVDRSRDVSAFISSNRKEANLLWVDDDARVRLVRRRKYIRVTDLLEHLMAGEAGSFGASKDLESSLKKTGRVLQGPGLRKAAAASPWLESGINELLTNAF, from the coding sequence TTGAAGACCTTAACGAGGGTGCTCAAGCAAGTACGCCTGGAGGTAGAGCCGACCCCTCAGGAGGAGTCGCGCGTGAGGTCCCTCTCGAAGTCTTTGCTCTCCAAGACCAGGGCGGCGGCGGCGCTGCATCCCGAAACAAGGGGGGTCCTGCTCGGAGGCTCGCTGGCAAAGGGGACTTGGCTCCCTCAGAACGTGGACATCGACATCTACGTGAAGATCGACCCCTCTACGACCGAAGAGAGGTTCGAACAAGTTGGGCTCGAAGTGGGACGAACCGCGACCCGGGGCCATGCGAGGGGCAAGAAGTACGCCCAACATCCATACACAGAGGCGATCGTCGACGGGGTGAGGGTCAACGTCGTGCCATGCTTCGACGTCCGCAAGGGGGAGTGGAAGAGCGCAGCCGACAGGTCGCCGTACCACGTCAGTCTCATCCGGAGGCTCCCGGCCAAAGTCAAGGCCGAGGTCAAGGTTCTCAAGAGATTCATGAAGGCCGCCGGGGTCTACGGGGCTGAAATCGAGATCCGCGGCTTCAGCGGATACGCGGCAGAAGTGCTGGTCTACAAACACGGGTCCTTCGAAAGGGTGCTGAAGAGCTTCGCGACGATCAAGCCTCAGGACCCCAAGAAGCTCTTCGTCCTCCCAGATCCCGTCGACAAGAAGAGAGACCTCGGCATTGCAGTCTCCGGTGAGAAGCTCGGGGTCATGGTCATGGCCTCCAGAGAGTTTCTAAGGCACCCGGAGGCGGCCCAGTTCGAGCCGATGAACAGGAAGAAGAGGTCCGGCCTGGCTGACGACGTAGTCGCCCTCACTTTCTCGCACCCACCCCTCAGCGAAGACACCCTATGGGGGGAGATCCGGAAGACGATGAAGCACGTAGTCAGGCACTTGGAGGTCAGTGGGTTCCACGTTGCCAGGGCGATGGGGGCCTCTGACAACGCCCGCAAGAGCGCGATCCTGCTCCTTCCAGAGTTCCGAGAACTGCCCCACCTGGAGCAGAGGATCGGGCCCACCGTCGACAGGTCGCGCGACGTGTCGGCCTTCATCTCATCCAACAGGAAAGAGGCCAACCTCTTGTGGGTCGACGACGACGCGAGGGTCAGGTTGGTTAGGCGCCGGAAGTATATCCGGGTCACCGACCTCCTCGAACATCTCATGGCGGGCGAGGCTGGTTCCTTCGGGGCCTCGAAGGACCTCGAGAGTTCACTGAAGAAGACCGGAAGGGTTCTTCAGGGGCCCGGACTCAGGAAGGCTGCTGCCGCAAGCCCATGGCTTGAAAGTGGAATCAACGAGCTCCTCACCAACGCATTCTGA
- a CDS encoding serine/threonine protein kinase, which yields MKVESTSSSPTHSERATLAQLTSTPYIRVLTYPRISLSHAKRRVKQLEKLGVEELVFQGKTKIGRLGLLGIGTVGVVVRAKTERGVEALKVRRLDANRPNMDGEVRVARMANRLGIGPEVRAHSKDFILMKLLEHQEVEDWVRGLKGTGTRDAVREMLHALLNQCRKLDIMGIDHGQLSNLRKHAVMAEGLPWIIDFESAGTARRPRNVTTAAQYLLIGGKVSPLVRRVLGVRDTSGILEALSAYKSEGSDYSYSKLLEELKIQAA from the coding sequence TTGAAAGTGGAATCAACGAGCTCCTCACCAACGCATTCTGAGCGCGCGACCCTCGCGCAGCTGACGAGCACGCCCTACATCCGAGTCCTCACCTACCCGAGGATATCCCTCAGCCACGCGAAGAGGAGGGTAAAGCAGCTCGAGAAGCTCGGGGTCGAGGAGTTGGTCTTCCAAGGGAAGACCAAGATCGGCAGGCTGGGCCTCCTAGGGATAGGGACAGTCGGCGTGGTCGTGAGGGCAAAGACCGAGAGAGGGGTCGAGGCATTGAAGGTCAGGCGGCTCGACGCGAACAGGCCCAACATGGATGGCGAGGTCCGCGTCGCTAGGATGGCGAACAGACTCGGAATCGGGCCCGAAGTTCGCGCTCACTCGAAGGACTTCATCCTCATGAAGCTCCTCGAACACCAGGAGGTAGAAGACTGGGTGCGCGGCCTTAAGGGTACGGGCACCAGAGATGCGGTAAGAGAAATGCTCCACGCCCTCCTGAACCAGTGCAGGAAGCTCGACATAATGGGAATCGACCACGGGCAGCTGAGCAACCTGAGGAAGCATGCAGTCATGGCGGAGGGGCTCCCCTGGATCATCGACTTCGAGTCGGCGGGGACGGCCCGACGGCCAAGGAACGTTACCACGGCAGCCCAGTACCTTCTGATAGGGGGCAAGGTCTCGCCACTGGTCCGAAGGGTCCTCGGAGTCCGAGACACATCAGGGATACTTGAGGCCCTGTCAGCGTACAAGTCGGAAGGCTCAGACTACTCTTACTCAAAGCTCCTGGAGGAGCTGAAGATCCAGGCCGCCTAG
- a CDS encoding VOC family protein → MNGRVVHFEVPAKDMKRAKAFYSKVFGWKSNDVEMPGMEYSLVSTKGSDEKGRPTSPGSINGGMMKLEKPFTGPVVTLQVDDIAASLRSIEKNGGKTVTKKTSMGDFGAYGYFKDSEGNLMGLFESPSK, encoded by the coding sequence ATGAACGGACGAGTTGTGCACTTCGAGGTGCCAGCAAAGGACATGAAGCGCGCGAAGGCGTTTTATTCAAAGGTCTTCGGGTGGAAGTCCAACGACGTCGAGATGCCCGGAATGGAGTATTCGCTCGTCAGCACCAAGGGTTCCGATGAGAAGGGCAGGCCGACCAGCCCAGGATCGATCAACGGAGGGATGATGAAGCTGGAGAAGCCCTTCACCGGGCCGGTCGTGACCCTCCAAGTCGACGACATCGCCGCCTCTCTGAGGTCGATAGAGAAGAACGGGGGCAAGACCGTGACCAAGAAGACGTCGATGGGCGACTTCGGGGCCTACGGCTACTTCAAGGACAGCGAGGGGAACCTGATGGGCCTCTTCGAGTCTCCGAGCAAGTAG
- a CDS encoding glycosyltransferase family 2 protein translates to MSTLVLIFYALLVVALFRVFSLWILSIGYSFRHRPQTASSSRVSVIVPAYNEEKSIEPAIKSLLEQDYANYEVILVDDGSTDGTVAVARGLEGPILRVLSTPNRGKAEALNTGIAASNGDIVVTVDADTRLNKGALTSLAARFEADSKIGAVAGNVKVDRPSGLLQRLQEVEYTTGIGLTRKGQSMLSTVMIVPGPIAAFRRAAVAEAGGFSSDTFAEDFDMTLGILKKRHRVEYEDTAVAYTIAPLGIENLIKQRRRWYRGMMQVLGKNEGMLFRPRYGVAGLYGIPYMWYDTVAPLVNLFLALFAVLAGSVTGDWAPVVLGLGSYWALQTVVAVSAILLDRERKLRQILVSPLLMLYSTFLDGVRTGAFIEEVLSLKMKWEKPGR, encoded by the coding sequence ATGAGTACGCTAGTCCTGATATTCTATGCGCTCCTGGTGGTGGCGCTCTTCCGGGTCTTCAGCCTCTGGATACTCTCCATAGGGTACTCCTTTAGGCATAGACCCCAAACCGCCTCGTCATCCAGGGTCTCTGTCATTGTCCCAGCCTACAACGAGGAGAAGTCGATCGAGCCCGCCATCAAGTCTCTTCTCGAGCAAGACTACGCCAACTACGAAGTGATCCTCGTAGACGATGGGTCCACGGACGGCACCGTGGCCGTCGCGAGAGGACTTGAGGGGCCTATCCTCAGGGTACTCAGTACTCCCAACAGAGGGAAGGCGGAGGCCCTCAACACCGGCATCGCAGCAAGCAACGGAGACATCGTGGTCACGGTCGACGCGGACACGCGCCTCAACAAAGGGGCTCTCACCAGCCTTGCTGCCCGGTTCGAGGCGGACTCTAAGATAGGGGCGGTGGCGGGCAACGTCAAGGTGGACCGACCTTCGGGCCTCCTGCAGCGGCTCCAGGAGGTCGAATACACGACCGGCATAGGCCTCACACGGAAGGGCCAGTCGATGCTCTCCACGGTCATGATCGTGCCAGGCCCAATCGCCGCGTTCAGGAGGGCAGCCGTCGCCGAAGCCGGAGGGTTCTCTTCAGACACATTCGCCGAGGACTTCGACATGACGCTGGGCATCTTGAAGAAGAGACACAGAGTTGAATACGAAGACACTGCGGTAGCCTACACGATAGCCCCCCTGGGAATCGAGAACCTCATCAAGCAGCGGAGGCGGTGGTACCGTGGCATGATGCAGGTCCTGGGCAAGAACGAGGGCATGCTCTTTCGTCCGAGGTATGGCGTGGCAGGCCTCTACGGTATACCGTACATGTGGTACGACACCGTCGCACCGCTGGTAAACCTCTTTCTCGCCCTCTTCGCCGTCCTCGCAGGGTCCGTGACAGGAGACTGGGCTCCCGTGGTCCTCGGGCTCGGGTCTTACTGGGCGCTCCAGACCGTCGTCGCCGTGTCTGCCATACTCCTGGACAGAGAGAGGAAACTCAGGCAGATCCTCGTCAGCCCGCTGCTGATGCTCTACAGCACCTTCCTGGACGGCGTCCGGACGGGGGCGTTCATCGAGGAGGTCCTGAGCCTGAAGATGAAGTGGGAGAAGCCGGGAAGATGA
- a CDS encoding DUF1761 domain-containing protein — MIEIIMPNLVGVLIATIVSFVIGAVWFAPQVMGRMWMNLLGKNEEMLRKNRNKAIVFGFLANLLTAYLLGVFVKAFFAADWLDGAEVGFLAWLAFSFTIHFTSYIFEDRPVKLFGIDAAHQLVIFVVMGAILGIWA; from the coding sequence TTGATCGAGATCATCATGCCAAACCTCGTGGGCGTCCTAATCGCCACGATAGTCAGCTTCGTCATCGGCGCGGTATGGTTCGCTCCTCAGGTCATGGGGCGCATGTGGATGAACCTCCTCGGCAAGAACGAGGAGATGCTCCGGAAGAACCGCAACAAAGCCATAGTCTTCGGGTTCCTTGCAAACCTGCTCACAGCATATCTTCTCGGGGTCTTCGTCAAGGCGTTCTTCGCCGCCGACTGGCTCGACGGGGCAGAAGTAGGCTTCCTCGCCTGGCTCGCCTTCTCTTTCACCATCCACTTCACCTCCTACATCTTCGAGGACCGCCCTGTCAAGCTCTTCGGCATCGACGCCGCACACCAGCTCGTCATCTTCGTGGTGATGGGCGCAATCCTGGGAATCTGGGCCTAA
- a CDS encoding pyruvate, phosphate dikinase — protein sequence MDRVLLFEEALGADKFRLGGKGYGLVQMTSIGLPVPPGFTITTEVCKEYYSSGSKLPRGLMDEVAAKVKEVEARTGKRFGAHQETLLFSVRSGAPFSMPGMMDTILNLGLNDEAVEWLAKATGNESFAYDSYRRLIQMFGKVAMGAEGESFERELSSRKSEAGVKTDIELQPAALMGLVSRFKEMVKEQTGVDFPQDPYVQLQMAIEAVLKSWNNGRAKEYRKYYGIAEDIGTAVNVQSMVFGNLGPDSGSGVGFTRNPSTGEKALFGEYLPNSQGEDVVAGVRTPVGIAEIEGRLVDRLKELARLLESHFKDLQDFEFTVEAGRLYLLQTRNGKRTAQAAVKVAVDMAEEGLISREEALGRVEPAMLDALLHRRLDPTENDVPVAKGLNASPGAAFGRAVFDTDEAAATGGGEKVILVRPETTPEDIKGMIAAQGVLTARGGMTSHAAVVARGMGKPAVVGCSEIEISSDGQSFSTKSGEKVVKGETITIDGTTGAVYRGEIRTVEPELSPEFGRLLSMADEVRRLRVWANADTPEGAKRAREFGAEGIGLCRTERMFNAPERLPIVREMIMSKDEAERRRHLYRLFPFQLSDFRGIFSAMAKKPVVVRLLDLPLHEFLPSVDELLVEAEKMKEEGASRERMAELTRVLNRVSQLAEHNPMLGHRGCRLAVTYPEIYEMQTKAIVQATMEVAEEERESAKVKVMIPLVAHAGELRFLRGVVERAAEEVFRERGKRVEFQIGTMIETPRAALTAGEIAETSDFFSFGTNDLTQTTFGFSRDDVEAKFIPKYLEMGILTSSPFDSVDRAGVGRLVKMAVEAGRKARPGLEVGICGEHGGDPKSIEFFHDVGLDYVSCSAFRVPIARLAAAHAAMGKAALASTV from the coding sequence ATGGACCGGGTCCTGCTCTTCGAGGAGGCCCTAGGGGCCGACAAGTTCCGCCTTGGCGGCAAAGGGTACGGCCTAGTCCAAATGACCTCGATCGGGCTCCCTGTTCCCCCGGGATTCACGATCACCACAGAGGTCTGCAAGGAGTACTACTCTAGCGGTTCCAAGCTCCCCCGTGGCTTGATGGACGAGGTCGCGGCCAAGGTGAAGGAGGTCGAGGCGCGCACGGGCAAGAGGTTCGGGGCCCATCAAGAGACCCTGCTCTTCTCTGTCAGGTCGGGAGCACCCTTCTCGATGCCGGGGATGATGGACACGATCCTCAATCTCGGGCTGAACGACGAGGCGGTGGAGTGGCTCGCAAAGGCAACCGGGAACGAAAGCTTCGCATACGACTCCTACCGCCGGCTCATCCAGATGTTCGGGAAGGTGGCCATGGGAGCTGAAGGAGAGAGCTTCGAACGCGAGCTGTCCAGTAGGAAGAGCGAGGCAGGAGTCAAGACGGACATCGAACTACAGCCTGCGGCCCTGATGGGGCTTGTCTCGAGGTTCAAGGAAATGGTGAAGGAGCAGACTGGCGTGGACTTCCCGCAGGACCCGTACGTTCAGCTCCAGATGGCGATCGAGGCGGTGCTAAAGTCATGGAACAACGGGAGGGCGAAGGAGTACAGAAAGTACTACGGGATCGCAGAGGACATCGGGACTGCGGTGAACGTGCAGTCGATGGTCTTCGGGAATCTCGGGCCGGACTCCGGCTCCGGGGTCGGTTTCACGAGGAACCCCTCGACCGGGGAGAAGGCGCTCTTCGGCGAATACCTGCCCAACTCCCAGGGGGAGGACGTGGTGGCGGGAGTCAGGACCCCGGTCGGAATCGCAGAGATTGAAGGCAGGCTCGTCGACCGCCTGAAGGAACTCGCGAGGCTACTCGAGTCGCACTTCAAAGACTTGCAGGACTTCGAGTTCACGGTCGAAGCCGGGAGGCTCTATCTACTTCAGACCAGGAACGGCAAGAGGACGGCCCAGGCTGCGGTCAAGGTGGCTGTGGACATGGCTGAGGAGGGCCTGATCAGCAGAGAGGAGGCACTTGGAAGGGTGGAGCCTGCTATGTTAGACGCGCTGCTGCACAGGCGCCTGGACCCGACAGAGAACGACGTACCCGTCGCCAAAGGACTCAACGCATCTCCCGGGGCGGCCTTCGGGAGGGCGGTCTTCGACACGGACGAGGCAGCCGCGACCGGAGGGGGTGAGAAGGTGATCTTGGTCAGGCCCGAGACGACGCCTGAGGACATCAAGGGCATGATAGCCGCGCAGGGGGTCCTGACCGCGCGCGGAGGCATGACGTCACACGCAGCGGTCGTCGCCAGAGGGATGGGGAAGCCTGCCGTTGTTGGCTGCTCGGAGATCGAGATCTCCTCCGACGGGCAGTCATTCTCGACAAAGTCGGGGGAGAAGGTGGTCAAGGGCGAGACGATAACGATCGACGGGACAACTGGGGCGGTCTATAGGGGAGAAATCAGGACGGTGGAGCCGGAGCTCTCTCCCGAGTTCGGGAGGCTCCTCTCGATGGCGGACGAGGTCAGAAGGCTCAGGGTCTGGGCGAATGCCGACACGCCCGAGGGGGCGAAGAGGGCCAGGGAGTTCGGCGCGGAAGGCATCGGGCTCTGCAGGACTGAGAGGATGTTCAACGCGCCCGAGAGGCTCCCGATAGTCAGGGAGATGATCATGAGCAAGGACGAAGCAGAGAGGAGGAGGCACCTCTACAGGCTCTTCCCCTTCCAGCTCTCCGACTTCCGGGGGATCTTCTCCGCGATGGCGAAGAAGCCGGTGGTGGTCAGACTCCTAGACCTGCCTCTGCACGAGTTCCTCCCCTCCGTCGACGAGCTGCTGGTGGAGGCGGAGAAGATGAAGGAGGAGGGCGCGTCGAGAGAGAGGATGGCCGAGCTGACCAGGGTCCTCAACAGGGTCAGCCAGCTCGCAGAGCACAACCCGATGCTCGGGCACCGAGGGTGCAGGCTCGCGGTCACCTACCCGGAGATATACGAGATGCAGACGAAGGCGATAGTCCAGGCTACCATGGAGGTAGCAGAGGAGGAAAGAGAATCTGCCAAGGTGAAGGTCATGATACCACTGGTGGCCCACGCGGGCGAGCTCAGGTTCCTCAGAGGGGTCGTCGAAAGGGCCGCCGAGGAGGTCTTCAGGGAAAGGGGGAAGCGGGTCGAGTTCCAGATAGGCACGATGATCGAGACCCCAAGGGCGGCCCTCACGGCCGGGGAGATCGCGGAAACTTCGGACTTCTTCTCGTTCGGCACCAATGACCTGACTCAGACCACCTTCGGCTTTAGCAGGGACGACGTCGAGGCGAAGTTCATCCCCAAGTACCTGGAGATGGGCATCTTGACCAGCAGCCCCTTCGATTCGGTGGACAGGGCGGGTGTCGGCAGGCTCGTCAAGATGGCGGTCGAGGCGGGCAGAAAGGCCCGCCCGGGCCTTGAAGTGGGGATCTGCGGTGAGCACGGCGGCGACCCCAAGAGCATAGAGTTCTTCCACGACGTAGGGCTCGACTACGTGAGCTGTTCCGCCTTCAGGGTCCCGATCGCAAGGCTCGCAGCGGCTCACGCGGCCATGGGGAAGGCGGCTTTGGCGTCTACGGTCTAG
- a CDS encoding GNAT family N-acetyltransferase — translation MAKVKVRRARRGDSEQFLSLLGELARFEKLEPPSEEAKSRILRDVFDKDKLRLVIAEVGEEPVGYALYFYTYSSFLARPTLYLEDLYVKEGHRREGAGMALFSWCAREALAERCGRMEWAVLRWNQKAAKFYESLGARKLDEWEVFRLDEERLGALVRRSD, via the coding sequence TTGGCCAAGGTCAAAGTCAGGAGGGCTAGGAGAGGAGACTCGGAACAATTCTTGAGCCTTCTTGGAGAGCTGGCCAGGTTCGAGAAGCTCGAGCCGCCGTCGGAAGAGGCGAAGTCGAGGATCCTTCGGGACGTTTTCGACAAGGACAAACTGAGGCTGGTCATCGCCGAAGTGGGAGAAGAGCCAGTTGGCTACGCGCTGTACTTTTACACATACTCGTCGTTCCTCGCGAGACCTACCTTGTACCTAGAGGACCTCTACGTCAAGGAGGGGCACAGGAGAGAGGGGGCCGGGATGGCCCTCTTTTCGTGGTGTGCCAGGGAAGCCTTGGCCGAGAGGTGCGGACGGATGGAGTGGGCTGTCCTCCGATGGAACCAGAAGGCGGCGAAGTTCTATGAGAGCCTTGGAGCCAGAAAGCTCGATGAATGGGAGGTCTTCAGGCTGGATGAAGAGAGGCTAGGTGCTCTGGTGAGACGAAGCGACTGA
- a CDS encoding SHOCT domain-containing protein, translated as MRYPYFFPFGFFFFVFFIFLIARFAFFPWGWGYRSGRWHHRDEAGEILRERYARGEITKDQFEQMSKDLEQHH; from the coding sequence ATGCGGTACCCATACTTCTTCCCATTCGGGTTCTTCTTCTTCGTGTTCTTCATCTTCCTGATCGCTAGATTCGCTTTCTTCCCGTGGGGATGGGGGTACCGGAGTGGACGCTGGCACCACCGAGACGAGGCCGGTGAGATCCTCAGGGAGAGGTACGCGAGGGGCGAAATCACGAAGGACCAGTTCGAACAGATGTCGAAGGACCTGGAACAGCATCACTAA